In one Bactrocera tryoni isolate S06 chromosome 5, CSIRO_BtryS06_freeze2, whole genome shotgun sequence genomic region, the following are encoded:
- the LOC120777589 gene encoding RNA binding protein fox-1 homolog 2-like isoform X9 translates to MSTVDLNGSISIMEYRQRQHVVQAGVAPFPGAPTGYPSSGAQVGVANPDNLSMGVAAIKADQVSQMKTESGAQISGSTNAAASTSGVQLYMQQKKSSVLIQNDPELNVTQQQMQQQQQCNANSSSGGSGSGNSTITSISNNSGTVGSTVTATTSNSINSCISNQNQPVNGNSVASGVVSSGDIATTANGASTSSPTITPGNSDDLLGSTHQQQLITGMGGSPAAVGTAATSTTSTSVASGALVSTSTTTNVANTGLLPTIMSTPQMVSGSVDSGSVVSPLVSGASTSQVIACLNAVGVGTSGGIMTSAVSSTPVATSLTSALVPLNQQQQQQTIIDSKNQPKRLHVSNIPFRFRDPDLRAMFGQFGTILDVEIIFNERGSKGFGFVTFANSNDAERARERLHGTVVEGRKIEVNNATARVQTKKVTAVPNVVLTKDGAVPAPALVCVQWPEATVAAAAAMRGVAIHRGHMGVVGGPFNPALAAVAVAAQQQQHHHHHHQAHHHPHHAQQTAHHQLGLQQALQVQSAGGTNQAHAVAAIQTSAAQQQLHSIAHSAAAAANTPQVANAAAAAYAARLGATGAATQSPSAAAAASIAAAANAAAAVNAAGTALHGFTPVYYDPFLAAAAASADPNLRFQAAKPVAEVPAAQPAAILNRRTVTTLNSSPHTINRIPVPQNVLATAPLLKTPLSQAQQAYATAATTYTAVAARAAYGAAAAAAQPALAGYATVAGYATREYADPYLGHGIGPVPGYGATMYRGGFNRFAPY, encoded by the exons CACGTGGTGCAGGCCGGTGTTGCGCCATTTCCAGGCGCTCCTACTGGCTACCCATCAAGCGGTGCACAGGTAGGCGTTGCCAATCCTGACAATCTATCTATGGGAGTTGCGGCCATCAAAGCTGACCAGGTGTCACAAATGAAGACTGAGAGTGGAGCGCAGATCTCAGGAAGTACAAATGCAGCCGCGTCAACCTCTGGTGTGCAGCTTTACATGCAACAGAAGAAA TCTTCAGTATTGATCCAAAATGATCCTGAGCTGAATGTTACTcagcaacaaatgcaacaacaacaacaatgcaatgcAAATAGCTCCAGTGGAGGGTCCGGTAGTGGAAACAGCACTATTACGTCGATTTCCAACAATTCTGGAACAGTAGGATCTACAGTCACAGCCACGACTAGCAACAGTATAAATAGTTGCATAAGTAATCAGAACCAACCTGTAAACGGAAACAGTGTAGCCAGTGGAGTAGTCTCGTCAGGGGATATAGCCACTACCGCGAATGGCGCCTCCACATCCTCACCCACCATCACACCTGGAAACTCAGATGATTTGCTAGGAAGCACCCACCAACAACAGCTTATTACTGGAATGGGAGGGAGTCCAGCCGCTGTCGGCACTGCGGCAACCTCTACCACCTCTACGTCAGTTGCTTCCGGAGCACTAGTCTCAACAAGCACTACTACTAATGTCGCCAACACTGGTTTGTTACCTACTATTATGTCCACCCCACAGATGGTTTCCGGCTCAGTTGACTCTGGCTCGGTAGTGTCGCCATTGGTAAGCGGAGCGAGCACTTCTCAGGTCATCGCCTGTCTCAACGCGGTTGGTGTTGGCACAAGTGGTGGAATCATGACTTCTGCCGTATCATCGACTCCAGTTGCCACTAGTCTCACTTCGGCCCTAGTTCCATTaaatcaacagcaacagcaacaaactaTCATTGATTccaaaaatcaaccgaaacgTTTACACGTTTCGAATATTCCATTTCGATTCCGTGATCCTGACCTACGCGCTATGTTTGGG CAATTTGGAACTATATTGGATGTGGAAATCATTTTCAATGAACGCGGCAGTAAG GGCTTTGGCTTTGTAACGTTCGCAAATAGCAACGACGCTGAACGAGCTCGCGAACGTCTTCACGGCACTGTGGTTGAGGGACGTAAAATCGAG GTGAATAACGCTACAGCTCGAGTACAAACCAAAAAAGTAACTGCTGTTCCAAATG TTGTACTGACAAAAGACGGTGCCGTACCGGCCCCAGCTCTAG TGTGTGTTCAATGGCCGGAAG CCACTGTAGCAGCCGCTGCCGCCATGCGAGGCGTAGCAATCCATCGCGGTCATATGGGAGTTGTAGGTGGGCCATTCAACCCCGCTTTGGCCGCTGTTGCTGTAGCcgcacagcagcaacaacatcaccACCACCATCATCAGGCACACCATCATCCACATCATGCGCAACAAACCGCACACCACCAATTAGGATTGCAACAGGCATTGCAAGTGCAATCAGCAGGCGGGACCAACCAAGCTCACGCAGTTGCTGCGATTCAGACCAGCGCTGCTCAACAACAACTGCATTCAATAGCTCATTCAGCGGCCGCTGCAGCCAACACGCCCCAGGTAGCCaacgccgctgctgctgcttatGCTGCACGTTTGGGTGCTACAGGTGCAGCCACTCAATCACCATCCGCTGCAGCTGCTGCATCCATAGCCGCCGCGGCAAATGCAGCAGCTGCAGTCAATGCGGCTGGTACCGCTTTACACGGATTCACACC cGTCTACTACGATCCCTTCCTAGCAGCTGCTGCAGCTTCCGCTGATCCGAATCTGCGATTCCag GCAGCCAAACCGGTCGCAGAAGTTCCAGCCGCACAGCCAGCAGCcatattaaat cGCCGCACTGTGACAACGCTAAACAGTTCCCCACATACGATCAACCGCATTCCGGTACCACAAAACGTTTTG GCTACAGCTCCGCTTCTAAAGACTCCACTGTCACAAGCACAGCAGGCGTACGCAACAGCCGCCACCACATACACAGCGGTGGCCGCTAGGGCGGCATATGGCGCTGCAGCCGCCGCTGCACAGCCGGCTTTAGCCGGTTACGCTACTGTTGCTGG ATATGCAACAAGAGAGTATGCGGACCCCTATTTAGGACATGGAATCGGACCAGTGCCCGGCTATGGT GCAACTATGTATCGTGGTGGATTCAATCGATTTGCACCTTATTAG
- the LOC120777589 gene encoding RNA binding protein fox-1 homolog 2-like isoform X12: MSTVDLNGSISIMEYRQRQHVVQAGVAPFPGAPTGYPSSGAQVGVANPDNLSMGVAAIKADQVSQMKTESGAQISGSTNAAASTSGVQLYMQQKKTNLPTVTSQFNGCNVSITSPSTVTTTPEVVMNSPLLSGIPAQQHNGGLGIALSNGLSPVLNGYENNHQQMQQQQLKLLHHRSGIHHAHQQPQSQTQSQPSAPTSTPTTTLTITSSQPPPQSIVLSSVLIQNDPELNVTQQQMQQQQQCNANSSSGGSGSGNSTITSISNNSGTVGSTVTATTSNSINSCISNQNQPVNGNSVASGVVSSGDIATTANGASTSSPTITPGNSDDLLGSTHQQQLITGMGGSPAAVGTAATSTTSTSVASGALVSTSTTTNVANTGLLPTIMSTPQMVSGSVDSGSVVSPLVSGASTSQVIACLNAVGVGTSGGIMTSAVSSTPVATSLTSALVPLNQQQQQQTIIDSKNQPKRLHVSNIPFRFRDPDLRAMFGQFGTILDVEIIFNERGSKGFGFVTFANSNDAERARERLHGTVVEGRKIEVNNATARVQTKKVTAVPNVVLTKDGAVPAPALVCVQWPEGYRLPVTWPFVGAPIGASAIAPMPAGAATAATSLTPGMSPIILATRESTPRRSVYYDPFLAAAAASADPNLRFQATAPLLKTPLSQAQQAYATAATTYTAVAARAAYGAAAAAAQPALAGYATVAGYATREYADPYLGHGIGPVPGYGATMYRGGFNRFAPY; this comes from the exons CACGTGGTGCAGGCCGGTGTTGCGCCATTTCCAGGCGCTCCTACTGGCTACCCATCAAGCGGTGCACAGGTAGGCGTTGCCAATCCTGACAATCTATCTATGGGAGTTGCGGCCATCAAAGCTGACCAGGTGTCACAAATGAAGACTGAGAGTGGAGCGCAGATCTCAGGAAGTACAAATGCAGCCGCGTCAACCTCTGGTGTGCAGCTTTACATGCAACAGAAGAAA ACAAATCTGCCAACGGTGACATCGCAGTTCAACGGCTGCAATGTTTCCATCACATCACCTTCAACAGTAACGACGACGCCAGAGGTAGTTATGAATTCGCCTTTGTTAAGCGGTATTCCGGCGCAACAGCATAATGGCGGACTTGGGATTGCGCTTAGCAATGGATTGTCGCCCGTCCTTAATGGTTACGAAAACAATCACCAACAgatgcaacagcagcaattgAAATTGCTACATCACCGATCTGGTATCCACCATGCGCACCAACAACCACAGTCGCAAACGCAGTCACAACCATCGGCGCCAACGTCGACGCCAACGACAACATTGACGATTACGTCATCACAACCGCCACCGCAAAGTATTGTTCTA TCTTCAGTATTGATCCAAAATGATCCTGAGCTGAATGTTACTcagcaacaaatgcaacaacaacaacaatgcaatgcAAATAGCTCCAGTGGAGGGTCCGGTAGTGGAAACAGCACTATTACGTCGATTTCCAACAATTCTGGAACAGTAGGATCTACAGTCACAGCCACGACTAGCAACAGTATAAATAGTTGCATAAGTAATCAGAACCAACCTGTAAACGGAAACAGTGTAGCCAGTGGAGTAGTCTCGTCAGGGGATATAGCCACTACCGCGAATGGCGCCTCCACATCCTCACCCACCATCACACCTGGAAACTCAGATGATTTGCTAGGAAGCACCCACCAACAACAGCTTATTACTGGAATGGGAGGGAGTCCAGCCGCTGTCGGCACTGCGGCAACCTCTACCACCTCTACGTCAGTTGCTTCCGGAGCACTAGTCTCAACAAGCACTACTACTAATGTCGCCAACACTGGTTTGTTACCTACTATTATGTCCACCCCACAGATGGTTTCCGGCTCAGTTGACTCTGGCTCGGTAGTGTCGCCATTGGTAAGCGGAGCGAGCACTTCTCAGGTCATCGCCTGTCTCAACGCGGTTGGTGTTGGCACAAGTGGTGGAATCATGACTTCTGCCGTATCATCGACTCCAGTTGCCACTAGTCTCACTTCGGCCCTAGTTCCATTaaatcaacagcaacagcaacaaactaTCATTGATTccaaaaatcaaccgaaacgTTTACACGTTTCGAATATTCCATTTCGATTCCGTGATCCTGACCTACGCGCTATGTTTGGG CAATTTGGAACTATATTGGATGTGGAAATCATTTTCAATGAACGCGGCAGTAAG GGCTTTGGCTTTGTAACGTTCGCAAATAGCAACGACGCTGAACGAGCTCGCGAACGTCTTCACGGCACTGTGGTTGAGGGACGTAAAATCGAG GTGAATAACGCTACAGCTCGAGTACAAACCAAAAAAGTAACTGCTGTTCCAAATG TTGTACTGACAAAAGACGGTGCCGTACCGGCCCCAGCTCTAG TGTGTGTTCAATGGCCGGAAG GATACCGTTTGCCAGTTACTTGGCCTTTTGTCGGCGCACCAATTGGAGCGTCTGCGATAGCACCAATGCCGGCTGGAgccgcaacagcagcaacatctCTAACCCCTGGAATGTCACCTATTATACTCGCAACTCGAGAATCTACACCGAGACGAAG cGTCTACTACGATCCCTTCCTAGCAGCTGCTGCAGCTTCCGCTGATCCGAATCTGCGATTCCag GCTACAGCTCCGCTTCTAAAGACTCCACTGTCACAAGCACAGCAGGCGTACGCAACAGCCGCCACCACATACACAGCGGTGGCCGCTAGGGCGGCATATGGCGCTGCAGCCGCCGCTGCACAGCCGGCTTTAGCCGGTTACGCTACTGTTGCTGG ATATGCAACAAGAGAGTATGCGGACCCCTATTTAGGACATGGAATCGGACCAGTGCCCGGCTATGGT GCAACTATGTATCGTGGTGGATTCAATCGATTTGCACCTTATTAG
- the LOC120777589 gene encoding RNA binding protein fox-1 homolog 2-like isoform X11, with product MSTVDLNGSISIMEYRQRQHVVQAGVAPFPGAPTGYPSSGAQVGVANPDNLSMGVAAIKADQVSQMKTESGAQISGSTNAAASTSGVQLYMQQKKTNLPTVTSQFNGCNVSITSPSTVTTTPEVVMNSPLLSGIPAQQHNGGLGIALSNGLSPVLNGYENNHQQMQQQQLKLLHHRSGIHHAHQQPQSQTQSQPSAPTSTPTTTLTITSSQPPPQSIVLSSVLIQNDPELNVTQQQMQQQQQCNANSSSGGSGSGNSTITSISNNSGTVGSTVTATTSNSINSCISNQNQPVNGNSVASGVVSSGDIATTANGASTSSPTITPGNSDDLLGSTHQQQLITGMGGSPAAVGTAATSTTSTSVASGALVSTSTTTNVANTGLLPTIMSTPQMVSGSVDSGSVVSPLVSGASTSQVIACLNAVGVGTSGGIMTSAVSSTPVATSLTSALVPLNQQQQQQTIIDSKNQPKRLHVSNIPFRFRDPDLRAMFGQFGTILDVEIIFNERGSKGFGFVTFANSNDAERARERLHGTVVEGRKIEVNNATARVQTKKVTAVPNVVLTKDGAVPAPALVCVQWPEGYRLPVTWPFVGAPIGASAIAPMPAGAATAATSLTPGMSPIILATRESTPRRSVYYDPFLAAAAASADPNLRFQRRTVTTLNSSPHTINRIPVPQNVLATAPLLKTPLSQAQQAYATAATTYTAVAARAAYGAAAAAAQPALAGYATVAGYATREYADPYLGHGIGPVPGYGATMYRGGFNRFAPY from the exons CACGTGGTGCAGGCCGGTGTTGCGCCATTTCCAGGCGCTCCTACTGGCTACCCATCAAGCGGTGCACAGGTAGGCGTTGCCAATCCTGACAATCTATCTATGGGAGTTGCGGCCATCAAAGCTGACCAGGTGTCACAAATGAAGACTGAGAGTGGAGCGCAGATCTCAGGAAGTACAAATGCAGCCGCGTCAACCTCTGGTGTGCAGCTTTACATGCAACAGAAGAAA ACAAATCTGCCAACGGTGACATCGCAGTTCAACGGCTGCAATGTTTCCATCACATCACCTTCAACAGTAACGACGACGCCAGAGGTAGTTATGAATTCGCCTTTGTTAAGCGGTATTCCGGCGCAACAGCATAATGGCGGACTTGGGATTGCGCTTAGCAATGGATTGTCGCCCGTCCTTAATGGTTACGAAAACAATCACCAACAgatgcaacagcagcaattgAAATTGCTACATCACCGATCTGGTATCCACCATGCGCACCAACAACCACAGTCGCAAACGCAGTCACAACCATCGGCGCCAACGTCGACGCCAACGACAACATTGACGATTACGTCATCACAACCGCCACCGCAAAGTATTGTTCTA TCTTCAGTATTGATCCAAAATGATCCTGAGCTGAATGTTACTcagcaacaaatgcaacaacaacaacaatgcaatgcAAATAGCTCCAGTGGAGGGTCCGGTAGTGGAAACAGCACTATTACGTCGATTTCCAACAATTCTGGAACAGTAGGATCTACAGTCACAGCCACGACTAGCAACAGTATAAATAGTTGCATAAGTAATCAGAACCAACCTGTAAACGGAAACAGTGTAGCCAGTGGAGTAGTCTCGTCAGGGGATATAGCCACTACCGCGAATGGCGCCTCCACATCCTCACCCACCATCACACCTGGAAACTCAGATGATTTGCTAGGAAGCACCCACCAACAACAGCTTATTACTGGAATGGGAGGGAGTCCAGCCGCTGTCGGCACTGCGGCAACCTCTACCACCTCTACGTCAGTTGCTTCCGGAGCACTAGTCTCAACAAGCACTACTACTAATGTCGCCAACACTGGTTTGTTACCTACTATTATGTCCACCCCACAGATGGTTTCCGGCTCAGTTGACTCTGGCTCGGTAGTGTCGCCATTGGTAAGCGGAGCGAGCACTTCTCAGGTCATCGCCTGTCTCAACGCGGTTGGTGTTGGCACAAGTGGTGGAATCATGACTTCTGCCGTATCATCGACTCCAGTTGCCACTAGTCTCACTTCGGCCCTAGTTCCATTaaatcaacagcaacagcaacaaactaTCATTGATTccaaaaatcaaccgaaacgTTTACACGTTTCGAATATTCCATTTCGATTCCGTGATCCTGACCTACGCGCTATGTTTGGG CAATTTGGAACTATATTGGATGTGGAAATCATTTTCAATGAACGCGGCAGTAAG GGCTTTGGCTTTGTAACGTTCGCAAATAGCAACGACGCTGAACGAGCTCGCGAACGTCTTCACGGCACTGTGGTTGAGGGACGTAAAATCGAG GTGAATAACGCTACAGCTCGAGTACAAACCAAAAAAGTAACTGCTGTTCCAAATG TTGTACTGACAAAAGACGGTGCCGTACCGGCCCCAGCTCTAG TGTGTGTTCAATGGCCGGAAG GATACCGTTTGCCAGTTACTTGGCCTTTTGTCGGCGCACCAATTGGAGCGTCTGCGATAGCACCAATGCCGGCTGGAgccgcaacagcagcaacatctCTAACCCCTGGAATGTCACCTATTATACTCGCAACTCGAGAATCTACACCGAGACGAAG cGTCTACTACGATCCCTTCCTAGCAGCTGCTGCAGCTTCCGCTGATCCGAATCTGCGATTCCag cGCCGCACTGTGACAACGCTAAACAGTTCCCCACATACGATCAACCGCATTCCGGTACCACAAAACGTTTTG GCTACAGCTCCGCTTCTAAAGACTCCACTGTCACAAGCACAGCAGGCGTACGCAACAGCCGCCACCACATACACAGCGGTGGCCGCTAGGGCGGCATATGGCGCTGCAGCCGCCGCTGCACAGCCGGCTTTAGCCGGTTACGCTACTGTTGCTGG ATATGCAACAAGAGAGTATGCGGACCCCTATTTAGGACATGGAATCGGACCAGTGCCCGGCTATGGT GCAACTATGTATCGTGGTGGATTCAATCGATTTGCACCTTATTAG
- the LOC120777589 gene encoding chitinase-like protein PB1E7.04c isoform X2: MSTVDLNGSISIMEYRQRQHVVQAGVAPFPGAPTGYPSSGAQVGVANPDNLSMGVAAIKADQVSQMKTESGAQISGSTNAAASTSGVQLYMQQKKTNLPTVTSQFNGCNVSITSPSTVTTTPEVVMNSPLLSGIPAQQHNGGLGIALSNGLSPVLNGYENNHQQMQQQQLKLLHHRSGIHHAHQQPQSQTQSQPSAPTSTPTTTLTITSSQPPPQSIVLSSVLIQNDPELNVTQQQMQQQQQCNANSSSGGSGSGNSTITSISNNSGTVGSTVTATTSNSINSCISNQNQPVNGNSVASGVVSSGDIATTANGASTSSPTITPGNSDDLLGSTHQQQLITGMGGSPAAVGTAATSTTSTSVASGALVSTSTTTNVANTGLLPTIMSTPQMVSGSVDSGSVVSPLVSGASTSQVIACLNAVGVGTSGGIMTSAVSSTPVATSLTSALVPLNQQQQQQTIIDSKNQPKRLHVSNIPFRFRDPDLRAMFGQFGTILDVEIIFNERGSKGFGFVTFANSNDAERARERLHGTVVEGRKIEVNNATARVQTKKVTAVPNVCVQWPEATVAAAAAMRGVAIHRGHMGVVGGPFNPALAAVAVAAQQQQHHHHHHQAHHHPHHAQQTAHHQLGLQQALQVQSAGGTNQAHAVAAIQTSAAQQQLHSIAHSAAAAANTPQVANAAAAAYAARLGATGAATQSPSAAAAASIAAAANAAAAVNAAGTALHGFTPVYYDPFLAAAAASADPNLRFQAAKPVAEVPAAQPAAILNRRTVTTLNSSPHTINRIPVPQNVLATAPLLKTPLSQAQQAYATAATTYTAVAARAAYGAAAAAAQPALAGYATVAGYATREYADPYLGHGIGPVPGYGATMYRGGFNRFAPY; this comes from the exons CACGTGGTGCAGGCCGGTGTTGCGCCATTTCCAGGCGCTCCTACTGGCTACCCATCAAGCGGTGCACAGGTAGGCGTTGCCAATCCTGACAATCTATCTATGGGAGTTGCGGCCATCAAAGCTGACCAGGTGTCACAAATGAAGACTGAGAGTGGAGCGCAGATCTCAGGAAGTACAAATGCAGCCGCGTCAACCTCTGGTGTGCAGCTTTACATGCAACAGAAGAAA ACAAATCTGCCAACGGTGACATCGCAGTTCAACGGCTGCAATGTTTCCATCACATCACCTTCAACAGTAACGACGACGCCAGAGGTAGTTATGAATTCGCCTTTGTTAAGCGGTATTCCGGCGCAACAGCATAATGGCGGACTTGGGATTGCGCTTAGCAATGGATTGTCGCCCGTCCTTAATGGTTACGAAAACAATCACCAACAgatgcaacagcagcaattgAAATTGCTACATCACCGATCTGGTATCCACCATGCGCACCAACAACCACAGTCGCAAACGCAGTCACAACCATCGGCGCCAACGTCGACGCCAACGACAACATTGACGATTACGTCATCACAACCGCCACCGCAAAGTATTGTTCTA TCTTCAGTATTGATCCAAAATGATCCTGAGCTGAATGTTACTcagcaacaaatgcaacaacaacaacaatgcaatgcAAATAGCTCCAGTGGAGGGTCCGGTAGTGGAAACAGCACTATTACGTCGATTTCCAACAATTCTGGAACAGTAGGATCTACAGTCACAGCCACGACTAGCAACAGTATAAATAGTTGCATAAGTAATCAGAACCAACCTGTAAACGGAAACAGTGTAGCCAGTGGAGTAGTCTCGTCAGGGGATATAGCCACTACCGCGAATGGCGCCTCCACATCCTCACCCACCATCACACCTGGAAACTCAGATGATTTGCTAGGAAGCACCCACCAACAACAGCTTATTACTGGAATGGGAGGGAGTCCAGCCGCTGTCGGCACTGCGGCAACCTCTACCACCTCTACGTCAGTTGCTTCCGGAGCACTAGTCTCAACAAGCACTACTACTAATGTCGCCAACACTGGTTTGTTACCTACTATTATGTCCACCCCACAGATGGTTTCCGGCTCAGTTGACTCTGGCTCGGTAGTGTCGCCATTGGTAAGCGGAGCGAGCACTTCTCAGGTCATCGCCTGTCTCAACGCGGTTGGTGTTGGCACAAGTGGTGGAATCATGACTTCTGCCGTATCATCGACTCCAGTTGCCACTAGTCTCACTTCGGCCCTAGTTCCATTaaatcaacagcaacagcaacaaactaTCATTGATTccaaaaatcaaccgaaacgTTTACACGTTTCGAATATTCCATTTCGATTCCGTGATCCTGACCTACGCGCTATGTTTGGG CAATTTGGAACTATATTGGATGTGGAAATCATTTTCAATGAACGCGGCAGTAAG GGCTTTGGCTTTGTAACGTTCGCAAATAGCAACGACGCTGAACGAGCTCGCGAACGTCTTCACGGCACTGTGGTTGAGGGACGTAAAATCGAG GTGAATAACGCTACAGCTCGAGTACAAACCAAAAAAGTAACTGCTGTTCCAAATG TGTGTGTTCAATGGCCGGAAG CCACTGTAGCAGCCGCTGCCGCCATGCGAGGCGTAGCAATCCATCGCGGTCATATGGGAGTTGTAGGTGGGCCATTCAACCCCGCTTTGGCCGCTGTTGCTGTAGCcgcacagcagcaacaacatcaccACCACCATCATCAGGCACACCATCATCCACATCATGCGCAACAAACCGCACACCACCAATTAGGATTGCAACAGGCATTGCAAGTGCAATCAGCAGGCGGGACCAACCAAGCTCACGCAGTTGCTGCGATTCAGACCAGCGCTGCTCAACAACAACTGCATTCAATAGCTCATTCAGCGGCCGCTGCAGCCAACACGCCCCAGGTAGCCaacgccgctgctgctgcttatGCTGCACGTTTGGGTGCTACAGGTGCAGCCACTCAATCACCATCCGCTGCAGCTGCTGCATCCATAGCCGCCGCGGCAAATGCAGCAGCTGCAGTCAATGCGGCTGGTACCGCTTTACACGGATTCACACC cGTCTACTACGATCCCTTCCTAGCAGCTGCTGCAGCTTCCGCTGATCCGAATCTGCGATTCCag GCAGCCAAACCGGTCGCAGAAGTTCCAGCCGCACAGCCAGCAGCcatattaaat cGCCGCACTGTGACAACGCTAAACAGTTCCCCACATACGATCAACCGCATTCCGGTACCACAAAACGTTTTG GCTACAGCTCCGCTTCTAAAGACTCCACTGTCACAAGCACAGCAGGCGTACGCAACAGCCGCCACCACATACACAGCGGTGGCCGCTAGGGCGGCATATGGCGCTGCAGCCGCCGCTGCACAGCCGGCTTTAGCCGGTTACGCTACTGTTGCTGG ATATGCAACAAGAGAGTATGCGGACCCCTATTTAGGACATGGAATCGGACCAGTGCCCGGCTATGGT GCAACTATGTATCGTGGTGGATTCAATCGATTTGCACCTTATTAG